A region from the Populus trichocarpa isolate Nisqually-1 chromosome 18, P.trichocarpa_v4.1, whole genome shotgun sequence genome encodes:
- the LOC7490464 gene encoding ethanolamine-phosphate cytidylyltransferase isoform X2 produces MEYESSSSIWDGVYYYPHLFGGLMLTAALLGLSTSYFGGLGFSSLPYMWSDLGIFHKKKCQKKRIRVYMDGCFDLMHYGHANALRQAKALGDELVVGVVSDEEIVANKGPPVLSMEERLALVSGLKWVDEVIADAPYAITEKFMNSLFNEHKIDYIIHGDDPCLLPDGTDAYALAKKAGRYKQIKRTEGVSSTDIVGRILSSLKDTKACENHDDSSSLPGIALKGSQSNSAHISQFLPTSRRIVQFSNGKGPGPNARVVYIDGAFDLFHAGHVEILRSARQLGDFLLVGIHTDQIVSEHRGKGHPIMHLHERSLSVLACRYVDEVIIGAPWEVTKDMVTTFNITLVVHGTVAENNSLLAGEPDPYAVPKSMRIFRMLDSPKTITTTSVAQRIVANHEAYKRNAKKAENEKKYYAEKVYVSGD; encoded by the exons ATGGAGTATGAGAGCAGCAGTTCGATTTGGGATGGGGTGTATTACTACCCACATCTGTTTGGTGGACTAATGCTAACAGCTGCTTTGCTTGGATTATCAACTAGTTATTTTGGTGGACTTGGGTTCTCTTCTTTGCCTTATATGTGGTCTGATCTAggaatttttcataaaaagaagTGTCAGAAGAAGCGAATTCGGGTTTACATGGATGGTTGTTTTGATCTTATGCATTATGGACATGCCAATGCTTTGAGGCAAGCTAAGGCTTTAGGAGATGAATTGGTGGTTGGTGTTGTTAGTGATGAGGAGATTGTTGCCAATAAGGGCCCTCCTGTTTTATCCATGGAAGAGAG GCTGGCCCTTGTCAGTGGATTAAAGTGGGTGGATGAAGTCATAGCCGATGCTCCTTATGCCATTACAGAGAAATTCATGAACAGTCTCTTCAATGAGCATAAGATTGATTATATCATACATGGTGATGATCCTTGCTTGCTTCCTGATGGAACTGATGCCTATGCCTTGGCCAAGAAAGCTGGGCGTTATAAGCAGATTAAGCGTACAGAAGGTGTCTCCAGCACCGATATTGTAG GTAGAATACTTTCTTCTTTGAAGGATACAAAAGCTTGTGAAAATCACGATGATTCATCATCTTTGCCTGGCATTGCTCTTAAAGGAAGTCAATCCAACAGTGCCCATATATCTCAATTTCTACCAACTTCCCGGCGAATTGTGCAATTTTCAAATGGCAAG GGACCAGGACCAAATGCTCGTGTTGTCTACATCGATGGAGCGTTTGATCTCTTCCATGCTGGACATGTGGAG ATTCTCAGGAGTGCTAGGCAGCTTGGAGATTTTCTGCTGGTTGGGATCCACACTGACCAGATTGTAAG TGAACATAGAGGGAAAGGTCACCCAATTATGCATCTGCATGAACGTAGTCTTAGTGTGCTGGCCTGCCGCTATGTTGATGAAGTCATCATTGGTGCACCTTGGGAAGTTACAAAAGACATG GTCACAACTTTTAACATCACCTTGGTTGTGCATGGGACAGTAGCAGAGAACAACTCCTTGTTGGCT GGAGAACCTGATCCGTATGCAGTTCCAAAGAGCATGAGAATTTTCCGGATGCTTGACAGCCCTAAAACTATAACAACCACTTCAGTGGCGCAAAGGATAGTTGCCAATCACGAGGCTTAC AAACGTAATGCCAAGAAGgcagaaaatgagaaaaagtaCTACGCAGAGAAGGTATATGTATCAGGAGATTAA
- the LOC112325084 gene encoding uncharacterized protein LOC112325084: MDGVAPYLSSSSSSSSLRILKRKEVDEVSDDFSDFSLSAPARKTRRLVLDAELPTIIEEEEGSMMPGEFGEEEGDCGLISNEQRKNQGVQIEELVMPESSSATSDNEERAIVLFKPVNNLHLLHRSPNNFSVSLDSNIISGFRNQFLWSSQSGGVRSVEEEEEEAGARRDNSMAVVPWVPSQTQPAFLQEIMYSNASVAQTELMDSEEMGEAAMDIEEDNNDQNYSGSVGLGQAQGNQAFGFGGIRAGSDGLPQWQQQHCLVPQIPQNPNPTPVTWLP; the protein is encoded by the exons ATGGATGGAGTTGCTCCATACttgtcgtcgtcgtcatcttcttcttcgttGAGGAtattgaagagaaaagaagTGGATGAAGTCAGTGATGATTTCTCCGATTTCTCCCTTTCCGCTCCTGCTCGCAAGACTCGCCGTCTCGTTCTG GATGCTGAGCTGCCGACGATTATAGAGGAAGAAGAGGGATCAATGATGCCGGGTGAGTTCGGTGAAGAAGAAGGGGACTGTGGTTTGATTAGCAATGAGCAGAGGAAGAACCAGGGAGTGCAGATAGAGGAATTGGTCATGCCAGAATCATCATCAGCAACTTCTGATAACGAAGAGAGGGCTATTGTTTTATTCAAGCCTGTTAATAACCTTCACTTGCTGCATCGTTCTCCTAATAATTTCTCTGTTTCTCTTGATTCCAACATCATTTCTGGCTTCAGAA ATCAATTTCTATGGTCAAGCCAATCTGGTGGAGTAAGATCTgttgaagaagaggaggaggaggcaggGGCAAGAAGGGATAATAGCATGGCTGTTGTGCCTTGGGTTCCTTCTCAAACTCAGCCTGCTTTTTTGCAAGAAATAATGTATAGTAATGCTAGTGTGGCACAAACTGAGCTGATGGATTCTGAAGAAATGGGAGAAGCAGCAATGGATATTGAAGAAGACAATAATGATCAAAATTATAGTGGAAGTGTAGGGCTAGGACAAGCACAAGGGAACCAGGCATTTGGATTTGGTGGAATAAGAGCAGGGAGTGATGGCCTCCCTCAGTGGCAGCAACAGCATTGCTTGGTGCCGCAGATTCCTCAAAATCCCAACCCAACTCCTGTTACTTGGCTCCCGTAA
- the LOC7490462 gene encoding isoamylase 1, chloroplastic isoform X3: MLYGYKFDGSFSPEEGHYYDPSQIVLDPYAKAVISRGDFGVLGSDDNCWPQMACMIPTADDKFDWEGDSLLKYPQRDLILYEMHVRGFTQHESSRTEFPGTYLGVVEKLGHLKELGVNCIELMPCHEFNELEYYDYNSVFGDYKVNFWGYSTVNYFSPMTRYSSAGTLNCGHDAINEFKLLVREAHKRGIEVFMDVVFNHTAEGNERGPILSFKGVDNSVYYMLAPKGEFYNYSGCGNTFNCNHPVVRQFILDCLRYWVIEMHVDGFRFDLASIMTRSSSLWDAVNVFGSPIEGDLVTTGTPLGSPPLIEMMSNDPILRDVKLIAEAWDAGGLYQVGMFPHWHIWSEWNGKYRDIVRQFIKGTDGFSGAFAECLCGSPGLYQEGGRKPWNSINFVCAHDGFTLADLVTYNEKHNLANGEDNNDGENHNNSWNCGQEGELASISVKKLRKRQMRNFFLCLMVSQGVPMIHMGDEYGHTKGGNNNTYCHDNYINYFWWDKKEESSSDFFRFCRLMTKFRHECESLGLNDFPTAERLQWHGHAPGTPDWSETSRFVAFTLIDSVKREIYIAFNASHLSVTITLPERPAYRWEPLVDTGKPAPFDFLSGDLPERDTAMKQYSHFLEANLYPMLSYSSIILVLLPVDNA; the protein is encoded by the exons TTTGATTGGGAGGGAGATTCACTGTTGAAGTATCCACAGAGAGATCTAATACTATATGAAATGCATGTTCGTGGGTTTACACAGCATGAATCAAGTAGGACTGAATTCCCTGGTACATACCTTGGTGTAGTGGAGAAGCTTGGTCATTTGAAG GAACTTGGTGTCAACTGCATAGAGTTAATGCCATGCCATGAATTCAATGAGCTTGAGTATTACGATTACAATTCTGTCTTCGGTGATTATAA GGTTAATTTTTGGGGGTATTCTACTGTCAATTACTTTTCTCCTATGACAAGATACTCATCTGCTGGCACACTTAACTGTGGCCATGATGCAATTAATGAATTCAAGCTTCTAGTTAGAGAAGCACATAAACGAGGAATTGAG GTGTTCATGGATGTTGTTTTCAATCACACAGCAGAAGGAAATGAGAGAGGTCCCATTCTATCTTTCAAAGGAGTTGATAATAGTGTCTATTACATGCTTGCTCCTAAG GGAGAGTTCTATAATTATTCAGGTTGTGGGAACACATTCAATTGCAACCATCCTGTCGTGCGTCAATTTATTTTGGACTGCTTAAG ATATTGGGTGATTGAGATGCATGTAGATGGCTTCCGCTTTGACCTTGCTTCTATCATGACTCGAAGTAGTAG TCTCTGGGATGCAGTTAATGTTTTTGGGAGTCCAATAGAAGGCGACTTGGTGACAACTGGTACTCCTCTTGGCAGCCCACCATTGATTGAAATGATGAGTAATGATCCCATACTCCGTGATGTTAAG CTTATAGCTGAAGCATGGGATGCCGGAGGATTGTATCAAGTTGGCATGTTTCCTCATTGGCATATTTGGTCAGAATGGAATGGAAAG tatcgAGACATTGTGCGGCAGTTCATTAAGGGTACAGATGGTTTTTCTGGGGCTTTTGCTGAATGCCTTTGTGGGAGCCCAGGTTTATACCAG GAAGGAGGAAGGAAACCATGGAACAGCATTAACTTTGTATGTGCGCACGATGGTTTTACTTTGGCTGATTTAGTGACATATAACGAGAAGCATAACTTGGCAAATGGAGAAGACAACAATGATGGAGAAAATCACAACAATAGCTGGAATTGTGGACAG GAGGGTGAATTAGCCAGCATTTCAGTGAAGAAATTGCGAAAACGGCAAATGCGAAATTTCTTTCTGTGTCTTATGGTTTCTCAA GGTGTTCCAATGATACACATGGGTGATGAATATGGTCACACAAAAGGGGGCAACAACAATACATATTGCCATGACAACTAT ATCAACTATTTCTGGTGGGATAAGAAGGAAGAATCCTCATCAGACTTCTTTAGATTTTGCCGCCTCATGACCAAGTTCCGCCA TGAATGTGAGTCCCTTGGCTTGAATGACTTCCCAACAGCAGAGAGGCTGCAATGGCATGGTCATGCTCCTGGAACACCAGATTGGTCAGAAACAAGCCGTTTTGTGGCCTTTACACTG ATTGACTCGGTGAAGCGCGAGATCTACATCGCCTTCAATGCTAGCCATTTGTCAGTTACCATCACACTCCCAGAACGGCCAGCATACAGATGGGAGCCCCTGGTAGACACTGGCAAGCCTGCACCATTCGATTTCCTTTCTGGTGACTTACCTGAAAGGGACACAGCAATGAAACAGTATTCTCACTTCCTGGAGGCCAATCTGTATCCTATGCTCAGTTATTCTTCTATCATCCTCGTACTCTTGCCCGTAGACAATGCTTAG
- the LOC7490464 gene encoding ethanolamine-phosphate cytidylyltransferase isoform X3, which translates to MEYESSSSIWDGVYYYPHLFGGLMLTAALLGLSTSYFGGLGFSSLPYMWSDLGIFHKKKCQKKRIRVYMDGCFDLMHYGHANALRQAKALGDELVVGVVSDEEIVANKGPPVLSMEERLALVSGLKWVDEVIADAPYAITEKFMNSLFNEHKIDYIIHGDDPCLLPDGTDAYALAKKAGRYKQIKRTEGVSSTDIVGRILSSLKDTKACENHDDSSSLPGIALKGSQSNSAHISQFLPTSRRIVQFSNGKILRSARQLGDFLLVGIHTDQIVSEHRGKGHPIMHLHERSLSVLACRYVDEVIIGAPWEVTKDMVTTFNITLVVHGTVAENNSLLAGEPDPYAVPKSMRIFRMLDSPKTITTTSVAQRIVANHEAYVKRNAKKAENEKKYYAEKVYVSGD; encoded by the exons ATGGAGTATGAGAGCAGCAGTTCGATTTGGGATGGGGTGTATTACTACCCACATCTGTTTGGTGGACTAATGCTAACAGCTGCTTTGCTTGGATTATCAACTAGTTATTTTGGTGGACTTGGGTTCTCTTCTTTGCCTTATATGTGGTCTGATCTAggaatttttcataaaaagaagTGTCAGAAGAAGCGAATTCGGGTTTACATGGATGGTTGTTTTGATCTTATGCATTATGGACATGCCAATGCTTTGAGGCAAGCTAAGGCTTTAGGAGATGAATTGGTGGTTGGTGTTGTTAGTGATGAGGAGATTGTTGCCAATAAGGGCCCTCCTGTTTTATCCATGGAAGAGAG GCTGGCCCTTGTCAGTGGATTAAAGTGGGTGGATGAAGTCATAGCCGATGCTCCTTATGCCATTACAGAGAAATTCATGAACAGTCTCTTCAATGAGCATAAGATTGATTATATCATACATGGTGATGATCCTTGCTTGCTTCCTGATGGAACTGATGCCTATGCCTTGGCCAAGAAAGCTGGGCGTTATAAGCAGATTAAGCGTACAGAAGGTGTCTCCAGCACCGATATTGTAG GTAGAATACTTTCTTCTTTGAAGGATACAAAAGCTTGTGAAAATCACGATGATTCATCATCTTTGCCTGGCATTGCTCTTAAAGGAAGTCAATCCAACAGTGCCCATATATCTCAATTTCTACCAACTTCCCGGCGAATTGTGCAATTTTCAAATGGCAAG ATTCTCAGGAGTGCTAGGCAGCTTGGAGATTTTCTGCTGGTTGGGATCCACACTGACCAGATTGTAAG TGAACATAGAGGGAAAGGTCACCCAATTATGCATCTGCATGAACGTAGTCTTAGTGTGCTGGCCTGCCGCTATGTTGATGAAGTCATCATTGGTGCACCTTGGGAAGTTACAAAAGACATG GTCACAACTTTTAACATCACCTTGGTTGTGCATGGGACAGTAGCAGAGAACAACTCCTTGTTGGCT GGAGAACCTGATCCGTATGCAGTTCCAAAGAGCATGAGAATTTTCCGGATGCTTGACAGCCCTAAAACTATAACAACCACTTCAGTGGCGCAAAGGATAGTTGCCAATCACGAGGCTTACGTG AAACGTAATGCCAAGAAGgcagaaaatgagaaaaagtaCTACGCAGAGAAGGTATATGTATCAGGAGATTAA
- the LOC7490464 gene encoding ethanolamine-phosphate cytidylyltransferase isoform X1, translated as MEYESSSSIWDGVYYYPHLFGGLMLTAALLGLSTSYFGGLGFSSLPYMWSDLGIFHKKKCQKKRIRVYMDGCFDLMHYGHANALRQAKALGDELVVGVVSDEEIVANKGPPVLSMEERLALVSGLKWVDEVIADAPYAITEKFMNSLFNEHKIDYIIHGDDPCLLPDGTDAYALAKKAGRYKQIKRTEGVSSTDIVGRILSSLKDTKACENHDDSSSLPGIALKGSQSNSAHISQFLPTSRRIVQFSNGKGPGPNARVVYIDGAFDLFHAGHVEILRSARQLGDFLLVGIHTDQIVSEHRGKGHPIMHLHERSLSVLACRYVDEVIIGAPWEVTKDMVTTFNITLVVHGTVAENNSLLAGEPDPYAVPKSMRIFRMLDSPKTITTTSVAQRIVANHEAYVKRNAKKAENEKKYYAEKVYVSGD; from the exons ATGGAGTATGAGAGCAGCAGTTCGATTTGGGATGGGGTGTATTACTACCCACATCTGTTTGGTGGACTAATGCTAACAGCTGCTTTGCTTGGATTATCAACTAGTTATTTTGGTGGACTTGGGTTCTCTTCTTTGCCTTATATGTGGTCTGATCTAggaatttttcataaaaagaagTGTCAGAAGAAGCGAATTCGGGTTTACATGGATGGTTGTTTTGATCTTATGCATTATGGACATGCCAATGCTTTGAGGCAAGCTAAGGCTTTAGGAGATGAATTGGTGGTTGGTGTTGTTAGTGATGAGGAGATTGTTGCCAATAAGGGCCCTCCTGTTTTATCCATGGAAGAGAG GCTGGCCCTTGTCAGTGGATTAAAGTGGGTGGATGAAGTCATAGCCGATGCTCCTTATGCCATTACAGAGAAATTCATGAACAGTCTCTTCAATGAGCATAAGATTGATTATATCATACATGGTGATGATCCTTGCTTGCTTCCTGATGGAACTGATGCCTATGCCTTGGCCAAGAAAGCTGGGCGTTATAAGCAGATTAAGCGTACAGAAGGTGTCTCCAGCACCGATATTGTAG GTAGAATACTTTCTTCTTTGAAGGATACAAAAGCTTGTGAAAATCACGATGATTCATCATCTTTGCCTGGCATTGCTCTTAAAGGAAGTCAATCCAACAGTGCCCATATATCTCAATTTCTACCAACTTCCCGGCGAATTGTGCAATTTTCAAATGGCAAG GGACCAGGACCAAATGCTCGTGTTGTCTACATCGATGGAGCGTTTGATCTCTTCCATGCTGGACATGTGGAG ATTCTCAGGAGTGCTAGGCAGCTTGGAGATTTTCTGCTGGTTGGGATCCACACTGACCAGATTGTAAG TGAACATAGAGGGAAAGGTCACCCAATTATGCATCTGCATGAACGTAGTCTTAGTGTGCTGGCCTGCCGCTATGTTGATGAAGTCATCATTGGTGCACCTTGGGAAGTTACAAAAGACATG GTCACAACTTTTAACATCACCTTGGTTGTGCATGGGACAGTAGCAGAGAACAACTCCTTGTTGGCT GGAGAACCTGATCCGTATGCAGTTCCAAAGAGCATGAGAATTTTCCGGATGCTTGACAGCCCTAAAACTATAACAACCACTTCAGTGGCGCAAAGGATAGTTGCCAATCACGAGGCTTACGTG AAACGTAATGCCAAGAAGgcagaaaatgagaaaaagtaCTACGCAGAGAAGGTATATGTATCAGGAGATTAA
- the LOC7484035 gene encoding F-box protein At5g07610, producing MIPSSPSHLEVSFNSPKKKKSSPVDVVLGNDDFVGEILLHLPVKTVLKLKLISKRWLSIISHPSFAIRHTYLNPHTISGLLLNVAYHFKKPSSYLYVSIDGKSVVNVSSDFLRFDPDKPGSTYVSQSCNGLLLCSKRMRYSAARTKPTYYYVFNPTTRQFVELTLPSGDGIRSNRIQLVFDPSKSPYYKVLCIHYFKSLLEIHVYSSETKIWKLSLKQENFDSSSVDLNNGVFWNGAIHWISRMGNGFCFLLDKECLQAMPSPPLPESWETNNFRYFGESGGQLHFIGLLTGEQKADIRGVNASPEMLDDKMTSSSSSNIDSQYVVVYAMEKGCSKWFVKYYLDVNAIVMAYPEITDQDPSVSPCFVSGSIYVSSFIEENDEEGPLLVINMPGEIISYSFKHKAFKKLFSFHPCTHYSCYALKFTETLSLV from the coding sequence ATGATTCCCTCTTCTCCAAGCCATTTAGAAGTCTCCTTTAACtcaccaaagaagaagaaatcatcgCCTGTTGATGTTGTCCTTGGCAATGATGACTTTGTCGGCGAGATTTTGTTACATTTGCCTGTAAAAACTGTCCTGAAACTCAAGCTAATCTCCAAGAGATGGCTATCTATAATATCCCATCCCAGTTTCGCTATCCGCCATACCTACCTCAATCCTCACACCATTTCTGGTCTCCTCCTCAATGTAGCATACCATTTCAAGAAACCAAGTAGTTACCTATATGTTTCTATTGATGGGAAATCAGTAGTTAATGTTTCCTCCGATTTTCTTCGTTTCGATCCTGATAAACCCGGAAGTACTTATGTTTCTCAGTCCTGCAATGGCTTGCTTTTGTGCTCTAAAAGGATGCGGTATTCTGCTGCGAGAACTAAACCAACGTATTATTATGTATTCAATCCTACAACAAGGCAGTTTGTGGAGCTAACTCTACCATCTGGCGATGGAATTCGTTCTAATCGAATTCAATTGGTGTTTGATCCTTCAAAATCACCTTACTACAAGGTTCTTTGTATTCACTACTTTAAATCATTGCTTGAGATCCATGTCTACTCATCTGAGACCAAGATTTGGAAGCTTTCTCTAAAGcaagaaaattttgattcttCGAGCGTGGACTTGAACAATGGTGTCTTTTGGAATGGTGCTATTCACTGGATTAGTCGTATGGGAAATGGGTTCTGTTTCTTGCTTGATAAGGAATGTCTTCAAGCAATGCCAAGCCCTCCACTTCCTGAGTCTTGGGAAACCAACAACTTCAGGTATTTTGGGGAGTCTGGTGGGCAATTGCACTTTATTGGGTTATTGACTGGAGAACAAAAGGCTGATATTAGAGGCGTGAATGCCTCTCCTGAGATGCTTGATGACAAAATGACAAGCAGCAGCAGTTCCAATATTGACTCTCAATACGTTGTTGTTTATGCCATGGAGAAGGGGTGTTCAAAATGGTTTGTGAAGTACTATCTAGATGTGAATGCCATCGTAATGGCATATCCAGAGATAACTGATCAGGACCCTTCAGTCTCACCATGTTTCGTGAGTGGATCCATTTATGTATCTTCTTTTATTGAGGAAAACGATGAAGAAGGGCCATTGCTGGTGATCAACATGCCTGGTGAGATCATATCTTACAGCTTCAAGCACAAAGCATTCAAGAAGCTATTTAGTTTTCATCCTTGCACGCATTACAGCTGCTATGCTCTCAAGTTTACGGAGACTTTGTCCTTGGTCTAA